One stretch of Bradyrhizobium canariense DNA includes these proteins:
- the cmk gene encoding (d)CMP kinase, with amino-acid sequence MIIAIDGPAASGKGTLGKRLAHHYGYRHLDTGVIYRAVAKALLDAGAELTDEAQAVAVAMELDPEKFGDPVLKTQRVGEAASVVSAIPRVREALVDFQRHFAAGPPGAVLDGRDIGTVICPDADVKIFVVADPKVRARRRTLEAKARGEDADEARVLADILARDERDQNRATAPLKAAADAYLLDNSHLDIESGVRAAIDIVEAVRAGRQRV; translated from the coding sequence TGGACCGGCCGCCTCGGGGAAAGGCACGCTCGGCAAGCGGCTCGCCCATCACTACGGCTATCGCCACCTCGATACCGGTGTGATCTACCGCGCGGTCGCCAAGGCGCTGCTGGACGCCGGCGCCGAACTCACCGATGAGGCGCAGGCGGTCGCCGTAGCGATGGAACTCGATCCCGAAAAGTTCGGAGATCCCGTCCTGAAGACCCAGAGGGTGGGCGAAGCCGCCTCGGTGGTCTCGGCGATCCCGCGGGTGCGGGAGGCGCTGGTTGATTTTCAGCGGCATTTCGCCGCCGGACCGCCTGGCGCGGTGCTCGACGGCCGCGATATCGGAACGGTGATCTGCCCGGATGCCGATGTGAAGATCTTCGTCGTGGCCGACCCCAAGGTCCGCGCCCGCCGCCGCACGCTGGAGGCCAAGGCTCGCGGCGAGGACGCCGACGAGGCGCGGGTACTGGCGGATATCCTTGCACGTGACGAACGTGACCAGAATCGCGCCACGGCTCCTTTAAAGGCAGCGGCGGATGCTTACTTGCTTGATAACTCGCATTTGGATATAGAAAGCGGCGTCCGGGCCGCCATCGACATTGTCGAGGCCGTCCGAGCGGGCCGGCAGCGGGTTTGA